The following are encoded together in the Roseobacter denitrificans OCh 114 genome:
- a CDS encoding F0F1 ATP synthase subunit gamma, translating into MPSLKDLKNRIESVKSTRKITKAMQMVAAAKLRRAQEAAEQSRPYTERFNAVMAGLAASVGGSDSAPKLLSGTGSDKVQLLIVMTSERGLCGGFNTNIAKLARAHAQKLQGEGKDVKILTVGKKGRDQLKRDLGSLFIGHVDLTEIKRVSYVDAQGIAKDVLNRFDVGEFDVATIFYAKFVNVVSQIPTAQQIIPAKFEQQEGEEASTLFDYEPDEEAILADLLPRGVATQIFSALLENGASEQGARMSAMDNATRNAGEMIENLTIEFNRSRQAVITNELIEIISGAEAL; encoded by the coding sequence ATGCCAAGTCTTAAGGACCTAAAAAACAGGATCGAGTCGGTCAAATCGACCCGCAAGATCACCAAAGCCATGCAAATGGTAGCCGCGGCGAAACTTCGCCGCGCGCAAGAGGCCGCCGAGCAGTCGCGCCCCTACACAGAACGCTTCAATGCGGTCATGGCAGGGCTCGCGGCGTCAGTGGGCGGATCGGACTCTGCGCCAAAGCTTCTGTCCGGAACGGGCAGTGACAAGGTGCAGCTTTTGATCGTCATGACGTCTGAGCGCGGCCTGTGCGGCGGTTTCAACACCAACATCGCAAAGCTGGCGCGGGCGCATGCCCAGAAGCTTCAGGGCGAGGGCAAGGACGTCAAAATCCTCACCGTCGGTAAAAAGGGCCGCGATCAACTCAAGCGGGATCTGGGGTCGCTGTTCATTGGGCACGTGGACCTCACAGAGATCAAGCGTGTCAGCTATGTGGATGCGCAGGGCATCGCCAAGGATGTTTTGAACCGCTTTGATGTGGGCGAATTTGACGTCGCAACGATCTTTTACGCGAAGTTCGTAAATGTGGTCAGTCAAATTCCGACGGCGCAGCAGATCATTCCGGCCAAGTTTGAACAGCAGGAGGGCGAAGAGGCCTCGACACTGTTCGATTATGAACCGGATGAAGAGGCCATTCTGGCTGACCTTCTGCCACGCGGTGTTGCGACGCAGATTTTCTCGGCATTGCTGGAAAATGGCGCGTCCGAGCAAGGCGCGCGGATGTCTGCAATGGACAATGCGACTCGCAACGCGGGCGAGATGATCGAAAATCTGACCATCGAATTCAACCGTTCGCGTCAGGCGGTCATTACAAACGAGCTGATCGAAATCATTTCCGGCGCGGAAGCGCTGTAG
- the atpA gene encoding F0F1 ATP synthase subunit alpha — MGIQAAEISAILKDQIKNFGQEAEVAEVGRVLSVGDGIARVYGLDNVQAGEMVEFPGGIQGMALNLESDNVGVVIFGSDRDIKEGDTVKRTNSIVSVPTGDELLGRVVDGLGNPIDGKGPIKTKTTSVADVKAPGIIPRKSVHEPMATGLKAVDSMIPIGRGQRELIIGDRQTGKTAVALDAILNQKSYNDAAGDDESKKLYCVYVAIGQKRSTVAQLVKKLEETGAINYSIVVAATASEPAPMQFLAPYSATAMAEHFRDNGRHALIVYDDLSKQAVSYRQMSLLLRRPPGREAYPGDVFYLHSRLLERSAKLGDDAGNGSLTALPIIETQGGDVSAFIPTNVISITDGQIFLETELFYQGIRPAVNTGLSVSRVGSSAQTSAMSSVAGPVKLSLAQYREMAAFAQFGSDLDASTQQLLARGARLTELMKQPQYSPLTNAEIVCVIFAGTNGFLDKVDVKDVGRFEEALLNHMRSKHSDVLDWITNEDPKIKGDAADKLKAAISEFASDFA; from the coding sequence ATGGGTATCCAAGCAGCAGAAATTTCTGCGATCCTGAAGGACCAGATCAAGAATTTCGGTCAAGAAGCTGAAGTGGCCGAGGTTGGTCGCGTACTTTCCGTCGGTGACGGGATCGCGCGGGTCTACGGGCTGGACAATGTTCAGGCCGGTGAGATGGTCGAATTCCCCGGTGGTATTCAGGGCATGGCGCTGAACCTGGAATCCGACAACGTCGGTGTGGTTATCTTCGGCTCTGACCGGGACATCAAGGAAGGCGACACGGTAAAGCGCACGAATTCCATCGTGTCCGTGCCCACCGGTGATGAACTTTTGGGCCGTGTGGTCGATGGCCTCGGCAACCCGATTGACGGCAAAGGCCCGATCAAGACAAAAACAACCTCCGTGGCCGACGTCAAGGCGCCGGGCATCATCCCGCGCAAGTCCGTGCATGAGCCAATGGCGACCGGCCTCAAGGCGGTTGACTCGATGATCCCGATTGGTCGTGGTCAGCGCGAACTTATCATCGGCGACCGTCAGACCGGCAAAACTGCCGTTGCTCTGGACGCGATCCTGAACCAGAAATCCTACAACGACGCCGCGGGCGATGACGAGAGCAAGAAGCTTTATTGCGTATACGTCGCGATCGGCCAAAAACGCTCAACCGTTGCTCAGTTGGTCAAGAAGCTCGAAGAAACAGGCGCGATCAACTATTCCATCGTCGTGGCTGCGACAGCGTCCGAGCCTGCACCAATGCAGTTCCTCGCGCCTTACTCCGCGACAGCCATGGCCGAGCATTTCCGCGACAATGGCCGCCACGCGCTGATCGTCTATGATGATCTCAGCAAACAGGCCGTGTCCTATCGTCAGATGTCGCTGCTTCTGCGCCGTCCACCGGGTCGCGAAGCCTATCCGGGTGACGTTTTCTACCTCCACTCCCGTCTGCTTGAGCGCTCCGCGAAACTTGGGGACGATGCGGGCAACGGGTCCCTGACCGCGCTGCCGATCATCGAAACGCAAGGCGGTGACGTGTCGGCCTTTATTCCGACGAACGTTATTTCGATCACGGACGGTCAGATCTTCCTCGAAACGGAACTGTTTTATCAAGGTATCCGCCCCGCGGTGAATACCGGTCTGTCAGTTTCGCGCGTTGGGTCTTCGGCGCAGACCTCGGCAATGTCCTCCGTAGCGGGTCCGGTGAAACTGAGCCTTGCGCAGTATCGCGAAATGGCCGCCTTTGCGCAGTTCGGCTCCGATCTTGACGCATCGACACAGCAGTTGCTGGCGCGTGGTGCGCGTCTGACCGAACTGATGAAGCAGCCGCAATATTCGCCGCTGACCAATGCCGAGATCGTCTGCGTGATCTTTGCCGGTACGAACGGTTTCCTCGACAAGGTCGACGTCAAGGATGTGGGCCGCTTCGAAGAAGCACTGCTCAACCACATGCGTTCCAAGCACAGCGACGTATTGGACTGGATCACGAACGAAGATCCCAAGATCAAAGGCGATGCCGCAGATAAACTCAAAGCCGCGATCAGCGAATTCGCATCCGACTTCGCCTGA
- a CDS encoding F0F1 ATP synthase subunit delta translates to MSEPASISTGVAARYATAVYDIAKDSKSVKTLEDDINVLQGALAESADFGALIMSPIYTREEQEAAISALAAKMGLSATMANTLSLMAQKRRLFVVPQLLSTLREIIAEDKGEVTADVVSAKALTKTQADKLAKTLKASTGKTVTLNASVDESLIGGLVVKVGSRMIDTSIRSKLNSLQNAMKEVG, encoded by the coding sequence GTGTCAGAACCAGCTTCGATTTCCACTGGCGTTGCTGCGCGATATGCAACGGCTGTTTATGATATTGCTAAAGACTCCAAATCGGTAAAAACACTCGAAGATGACATAAACGTCTTGCAAGGCGCGCTTGCCGAAAGCGCTGATTTCGGTGCTCTGATCATGTCGCCGATCTACACAAGAGAAGAACAGGAAGCTGCCATTTCCGCACTTGCCGCGAAAATGGGGCTTAGTGCGACAATGGCGAATACACTTTCCCTGATGGCTCAGAAGCGCCGCCTGTTCGTGGTGCCGCAACTGCTGTCCACGCTGCGCGAGATCATCGCAGAGGACAAGGGTGAAGTGACGGCCGATGTCGTCTCCGCCAAGGCGCTGACCAAAACGCAGGCCGATAAGCTGGCCAAAACGCTCAAAGCCTCCACAGGCAAAACTGTCACATTGAATGCGTCCGTTGATGAAAGCCTCATCGGCGGTCTCGTCGTTAAAGTCGGTTCGCGCATGATTGATACGTCAATCCGCTCGAAACTGAATTCCCTCCAGAATGCAATGAAAGAGGTCGGATAA
- a CDS encoding methyltransferase domain-containing protein has product MHLDVQDLRNFYYRSALGRAAQMSLRSRMMEIWPEAKGQTVVGFGFAAPLLRPYLKDARRVMALMPGPQGVMPWPSGLPNVSVLTEEVAWPIETGHVDKLVLLHGLETSERVSDLLEECWRVLGPGGRALFIVPNRAGLWARRDRTPFGYGRPYSTSQLETQLRKHQFLPERHLGALYQVPSSQRLWMKSGAALEKIGRRMPTFIASGAFMVEATKLVYPPKGKVEPKRRVAPVGVLKPAAKPV; this is encoded by the coding sequence ATGCATCTGGACGTACAGGACCTGCGAAATTTCTACTACCGCAGTGCACTGGGGCGGGCCGCGCAGATGTCTTTGCGCAGCAGGATGATGGAAATCTGGCCCGAAGCGAAGGGGCAGACCGTGGTCGGCTTCGGCTTTGCGGCCCCTTTGCTGCGCCCCTACCTGAAAGATGCGCGTCGGGTGATGGCCCTGATGCCCGGGCCGCAGGGTGTCATGCCATGGCCCTCCGGCCTGCCCAATGTGTCGGTGCTGACCGAAGAGGTCGCCTGGCCCATCGAAACCGGACATGTGGACAAGCTCGTCCTGCTGCATGGGCTTGAGACATCCGAACGGGTGTCTGATCTGCTTGAGGAATGCTGGCGCGTACTGGGTCCGGGGGGGCGGGCACTGTTTATTGTGCCAAACCGTGCGGGGCTGTGGGCGCGGCGCGACCGCACGCCCTTTGGCTATGGGCGGCCCTATTCGACGAGCCAGCTGGAAACACAGTTGCGAAAACATCAGTTCTTGCCCGAACGCCACCTTGGCGCATTGTATCAGGTGCCGTCATCGCAGCGGTTGTGGATGAAATCCGGGGCCGCGCTTGAAAAGATCGGTCGCCGCATGCCGACGTTCATTGCCAGCGGCGCGTTCATGGTCGAGGCGACCAAGCTGGTCTATCCGCCAAAGGGCAAAGTGGAACCCAAACGCCGCGTTGCCCCGGTTGGCGTTTTGAAACCCGCGGCCAAACCGGTCTGA
- the gloB gene encoding hydroxyacylglutathione hydrolase, which yields MPIEILTIPCLNDNYAFLVHDTATGQTALIDVPEAAPILKVLAERTWQLSEVWITHHHADHVQGLGDILSAHPAQVRGAARDAHRLPALDVELRDGESFDFAGHKVDVMDVSGHTVGHIAYYCADAKAVFTADSLMALGCGRLFEGTADQMWDSLSKLAALPSETQVYSGHEYTAANARFALTIDPHNPDLISRSEGITAARAAAKPTVPSTLATEAATNPFLRAADPAIRAHLNMQHASDSEVFAEIRARKDAF from the coding sequence ATGCCCATCGAGATACTGACCATTCCCTGCCTGAACGACAACTACGCGTTTCTGGTGCATGACACGGCGACGGGTCAGACCGCGCTGATTGATGTTCCCGAGGCGGCCCCGATTCTAAAGGTGCTTGCAGAACGGACGTGGCAGCTGAGTGAGGTCTGGATCACCCATCATCACGCAGACCACGTACAGGGCCTCGGAGATATCTTGTCCGCGCATCCGGCGCAGGTGCGCGGGGCAGCGCGCGATGCGCACCGTCTGCCGGCACTTGATGTCGAATTGCGCGACGGGGAGAGCTTTGATTTCGCCGGCCACAAGGTCGACGTGATGGACGTTTCCGGACACACGGTCGGCCACATCGCCTATTATTGTGCAGACGCAAAGGCCGTGTTCACCGCAGATAGCCTGATGGCACTGGGCTGCGGGCGCCTGTTCGAAGGCACCGCCGATCAGATGTGGGACAGCCTGAGCAAGCTCGCGGCCCTGCCCTCCGAGACACAAGTATATTCGGGTCATGAATACACCGCCGCCAACGCTAGGTTTGCATTAACCATTGATCCGCATAATCCAGATCTTATATCGCGCTCGGAGGGCATAACGGCGGCGCGCGCGGCCGCAAAGCCCACCGTTCCATCCACCTTGGCGACAGAAGCCGCAACAAACCCCTTTCTGCGGGCCGCCGACCCTGCCATCCGCGCGCACCTCAATATGCAGCACGCGAGCGACAGCGAAGTCTTTGCTGAAATTCGCGCCCGCAAAGACGCATTCTAA
- the clpA gene encoding ATP-dependent Clp protease ATP-binding subunit ClpA produces MPSFSTTLEQAIHSALALANARRHEFATLEHLLLALIDEPDASRVMKACSVDTDDLRKTLVEFVDEDLSNLVTDIDGSEAVPTAAFQRVIQRAAIHVQSSGRTEVTGANVLVAIFAERESNAAYFLQEQDMTRYDAVNFIAHGVAKDPAYGEPRPVSGAPEAEEETQGVTDGEKKESALEKYCVDLNAKSREGDIDPLIGRDSEVERCIQVLCRRRKNNPLLVGDPGVGKTAIAEGLARKIVAGETPEVLAKTTIYSLDMGALLAGTRYRGDFEERLKAVVSELEDHKDAVLFIDEIHTVIGAGATSGGAMDASNLLKPALAGGKLRTMGSTTYKEFRQHFEKDRALSRRFQKIDVNEPSVEDAVKILRGLKPYFEDHHAVKYTADAIKTSVELASRYINDRKLPDSAIDVIDEAGAAQHLIVAAKRRKTIGTKEIENVVAKIARIPPKNVSKDDAEVLKDLEGSLKRVVFGQNAAIEALSSAIKLARAGLREPEKPIGNYLFAGPTGVGKTEVAKQLADTLGVELLRFDMSEYMEKHAVSRLIGAPPGYVGFDQGGMLTDGVDQHPHCVLLLDEMEKAHPDVYNILLQVMDHGKLTDHNGRTVDFRNVVLIMTSNAGAAEQAKEAIGFGRDRREGEDTAAIERTFTPEFRNRLDAVISFAPLPKEVILRVVEKFVLQLEAQLMDRNVTIELTKPAAEWLADKGYDAKMGARPLGRVIQEHIKKPLAEDLLFGKLAKGGVVKVGVKNGEIDLKIEGPDKPRLAGDKPPLLTAE; encoded by the coding sequence GTGCCTTCATTTTCAACGACACTGGAACAGGCAATTCATTCGGCATTGGCACTCGCAAACGCGCGTCGCCACGAATTTGCCACGCTGGAACATTTGTTGCTGGCCCTGATTGACGAGCCTGACGCCTCCCGCGTGATGAAAGCGTGCAGCGTGGATACCGATGATCTCCGCAAGACACTTGTCGAATTTGTCGACGAGGATCTGAGCAACCTGGTAACCGACATAGACGGATCCGAAGCCGTGCCGACCGCTGCTTTCCAGCGCGTCATCCAGCGCGCCGCGATCCATGTGCAATCCTCGGGCCGAACAGAAGTGACCGGCGCGAATGTGCTGGTCGCCATTTTTGCCGAGCGCGAAAGCAATGCCGCATACTTCCTGCAGGAACAGGATATGACGCGCTATGATGCGGTGAACTTCATTGCGCATGGCGTAGCGAAAGACCCTGCATATGGTGAACCGCGCCCCGTGTCCGGCGCGCCCGAAGCCGAAGAAGAAACACAAGGCGTGACCGACGGCGAAAAGAAAGAAAGCGCGCTTGAAAAATACTGCGTCGATTTGAACGCAAAGTCGCGCGAGGGCGATATTGATCCGCTCATTGGCCGCGACTCAGAGGTCGAGCGTTGTATCCAAGTGCTGTGTCGGCGCCGCAAGAACAATCCTTTGCTGGTCGGCGACCCCGGGGTCGGGAAAACAGCAATCGCTGAAGGGCTGGCGCGCAAAATCGTTGCGGGCGAAACACCTGAGGTGCTTGCCAAGACGACCATTTATTCCCTCGACATGGGCGCGCTGCTGGCCGGCACGCGCTATCGCGGTGATTTCGAAGAGCGTCTGAAGGCCGTCGTGTCCGAGTTGGAAGATCATAAAGACGCGGTGCTTTTCATCGACGAAATTCATACCGTGATCGGTGCAGGGGCGACATCGGGTGGCGCGATGGATGCCTCCAATCTGCTCAAACCCGCCTTGGCGGGCGGCAAACTGCGCACCATGGGGTCCACGACCTACAAGGAATTTCGCCAGCATTTCGAGAAGGACCGCGCGCTGAGCCGCCGGTTCCAGAAGATCGACGTGAATGAGCCATCTGTCGAAGATGCAGTGAAAATCCTGCGGGGTCTGAAACCCTATTTCGAGGACCACCACGCGGTGAAATACACGGCCGATGCGATCAAGACGAGCGTCGAACTGGCCTCGCGTTACATCAACGACCGCAAGCTGCCCGACAGCGCCATTGACGTGATCGACGAAGCGGGCGCCGCTCAGCATTTGATCGTGGCCGCGAAACGGCGCAAAACGATTGGCACCAAGGAGATCGAAAACGTCGTTGCTAAGATCGCGCGTATTCCGCCGAAGAACGTGTCCAAAGACGATGCAGAAGTCCTGAAGGACCTCGAAGGGTCGCTGAAACGCGTGGTGTTTGGTCAAAACGCAGCGATTGAAGCGCTTTCATCCGCCATCAAACTGGCACGTGCCGGTTTGCGCGAACCGGAAAAGCCCATTGGCAACTATCTCTTTGCCGGGCCCACCGGTGTCGGCAAAACTGAAGTCGCCAAGCAACTGGCGGATACGCTGGGGGTTGAACTTCTACGCTTCGATATGTCCGAATATATGGAGAAGCACGCGGTTTCGCGCCTGATCGGTGCCCCACCGGGATATGTCGGCTTCGATCAAGGCGGCATGTTGACCGATGGCGTTGATCAGCATCCGCATTGCGTATTGCTTCTTGATGAAATGGAAAAAGCGCATCCGGATGTCTACAACATTCTCCTGCAGGTCATGGATCACGGCAAACTGACAGACCACAATGGGAGAACCGTTGATTTCCGAAACGTCGTTCTGATCATGACCTCCAACGCGGGCGCCGCTGAACAGGCCAAGGAAGCGATTGGCTTTGGGCGTGATCGACGCGAAGGCGAAGATACCGCCGCCATTGAACGCACATTCACGCCTGAATTCCGCAACAGGTTGGATGCGGTGATCAGCTTTGCGCCGCTACCCAAAGAGGTGATCTTGCGCGTGGTCGAAAAGTTTGTGCTGCAACTCGAAGCGCAGTTGATGGACAGAAATGTTACAATCGAACTGACAAAACCCGCCGCAGAGTGGCTCGCGGACAAAGGTTACGATGCGAAAATGGGCGCGCGCCCCTTGGGCCGTGTCATTCAAGAGCACATCAAGAAACCGCTCGCCGAAGACTTGCTGTTCGGCAAGCTTGCCAAGGGCGGCGTTGTAAAAGTAGGTGTCAAGAATGGCGAGATCGATCTCAAAATCGAAGGACCGGACAAACCGCGTCTAGCCGGGGACAAACCACCTCTGCTGACTGCTGAGTAG